From Cucumis melo cultivar AY chromosome 3, USDA_Cmelo_AY_1.0, whole genome shotgun sequence:
CACAAGCAGTGACGTGGAGAAGATTGAGAGCGTGTTCGCGGATCCACAGGTGTTGGATTTCTTCTCGAATCCAACGATTAGCGTGGAGAAGAAACAAGCAGTGGTGGACGAAATCGCTTCTTCGTCCTCTCTACAGCCGCATTCAGCGAATTTCTTGAAGATCTTGGTGGATGCGAAGAGAATCGACATCCTGAAGGAGATAGTTACGGAGTTTGAATTGGTGTATAACAAGATAACGAACACGGAACTTGCGGTGGTGAGTTCGGTTGTACAATTGGAGCAGCAACATTTGGCACAAATCGCGAAACAGGTGCAGAAATTGAGTGGAGCAAAGAATGTGAGGATAAAGACGCAGATTGATCCAAGTTTGGTGGCTGGATTCACAGTCAGGTTTGGGAATTCTGGATCCAAACTCATTGATTTGAGTGTTAAGAAACAGCTTGAGGAAATTGCTGCTCAGCTTGATCTTGGCAATATTCAACTGGCTGTATGAAATTGAATTGCAAGTGCATTTtgtgatttttattttattttttgttgagtggtaattaataattattggtactatatatatatatatgcaatatATATTTGGTGTACTTTATTGGAATTGCTTGGAATccttaattttgtaattttgtaattttgtaaaTTCCTGGCTGTAAGGTCATGTTTGTTGGAAATGGAACCAATCATACTTTGTATAATTTAAGCATAATTGCACAATAAGAATAAGGAGCTTAAGTCACTGTTAAGGAAAAAAAAGTATGCGACAAAATTTGAGATATGAATTTCCAACCCTCAAATTCTTTTGATTGAGTTGGGTTGGAGAGATTTTTTGGATCAACTCGAACTTTAGAGTCGGTcaaatgggttgggttaattGGGTTGGCAATTCGAATGAGATAATAAAGGatataaaaatgtttttttaggagtcattttgaaaaatgttaaaatcgttttttctttttatttttagcaaATGACACGTGCATGGTATTttacaaaataccaaaatactCATATTCACGGATTGTACTTATTTCGTCTCTCTAGTGTAATTAATCAATCAGTGTTATGCATTTAtgattttgtaattatttttgaCTTCCTAATATCTGAGACTCAACCAATTGGTTGAAGATTTATTACTAGAAATTTGGGTTATAATAACACttgaaaacaagaaaaaaagggaTGAGATGAAGTAAagtgtgtcgttaaaaataaaaatgcgaaatttttcttgacacaattttctTAATTAACAACATAATTTTTGTTCATAAAATGTTTTCCCAATAAAAGAAAACCCTTATTCCCAAATTTAACAAATTTCCTTTTCCTTTGTAAGCTTTTCATCTCTCAAATAACATTATGCTCGTGACTGTAACTCTAAAATTATAGATTTTGCTTGTAAAAACCATTTAAATTCTTGCACCACCGTGATCTACATTCACAGTTGAAAAAACCCTCACGTTATTCGTGATATTCCTTAGTAGATGCCATTGAAATCAACCTCCAATCGTCATTGTCTCTCGATCCCAATAGTTCGCTCGCAAAAACCCTCGCGTCATCTGTGTTCGTTGTCTTCTGTTGTCCAGTGCTTCTCTTCACTCCCTCCTTCGTCCAGTTCTTCTCGCAGTGACAGCTCCTTCGTCTAGTGGTTATTGTAGTGCTCCTCCTTATAGGAAAGCAGAATAATTGCAATGAAAAAAGGGATCAAATTCTACGCAACTAAacaatttagtaattaacataCATAATTACCCTAATTAAGAAAAACTCGCCTTAAAAGCTGTTTGATCCTCGTAACCTCCTCACGAACTTGAAGTCGGGACCACCACTAATGTTGATTCATTATTCTCCTGACATAGAACCAGGTTGGACTCGTAAGGTGGAGGAAATTTGAAAGTGgagattagagagagaaattTGTAATCCTAAATTATAAAAACTGACCAAAGTTTTTtacaatttgaaaaaagaacatattttaaagcaaattacatgcaaatgcatgtaatttgttcatacaatctcaacacctaatattTTACTAACCaatagtggaacttagtgggcaTCAAATAAAATGTTAGAATTTTTCACTAACTTAGTTCAAGgacaacattttgactttttatcattttgtccttcttaactaatttcgaccttccgagtatgaatccgcattcactttttttaaaattaaaatcacaTTTGAACATAAAGcgggtcaaagtttgacttttgaaagtaaaaagtcaacattttgactttttacaactttgaccatttccatcaaatTTGAGTTTTCGaatatgaatttgtattcatatttttaatatttaaatcacatttaaacagaaagctctatctcaaactTATAATCGACGACTATATCCAATATATTcattggtttctctctctttacctaattcgaacaatttgaattattccatcatattgttctaagttaattccatatgagttagcaggggaacctaatggaactatagatcatgggctcaaatgatttgagattaactggctaaacccttttaataagcgaatcaacattcgttaactaacgggtcatttcactaaagtctcgtagtttcACTAGGCttactataaatatatttgtgtccatttgatataaccatgatcagtaagtaaTCATTtgcaggttgttcgtaacctcgattaagccaaaataccattttacccccgagattacatcttgtttcttgagtcccactgatccactattgaacaattggttttaggttcaacctataaactgaatccctcttgAGTCAATGAGAgtgtggggccccttgttcaagacttgatTCAATTTTTAAGGGTACAAcgtatctactaaccttaaaacAGGTAGGAGTGAGTTTCATCTTACATCCTATGTCCTTAGTCATCCACCTAGTCTTACTCCttaaatggaaggcttattggaccagcACTATTGAGctgtcctcacctatgcagatcgaaagataatttcatttgaacaaaatttcatagttagctcaggattaagattaattgacctaggttatcaataatcgaaatagttaagttttatatagtcaacagtgttataacttaaaaatgactatttcatggtttcaatctttatgtaaactctttacataagatGTCCCCACTTCATgcctctacatgaatgattcaagatcacattgtttgtactaactacaaagcggatGACGTCCATAGTGTTCCCAAAATAAGGTACCCAAttttattcatacactatagaccgttttggctatatactcaaacttgatccacgtttatgtctctatataaagttcaagtctacactagataccctcgggaccttagtttattgaactcaagattatagtattcaattttcagtaataagtccttaataaccactttattgaatataatataatttaaactacaaactacgagttttaggacataaattttaaCACTTAGGATATTGTTCCTTTgacaaatgaattccatataTGTATAACAGTagaccctttttggaattccAAACTATTTGAATCCCGAGAACATATTATGCaactcccaaatctttcatttaaAATTGCGTAGCTAACCATTTTTTGATGTCATTAAGATAACCTACATAATTCCCAATGAGTATAATATCATCGATATACAAAACTAAGACTGCTACAATGGAATTGACGATctttttgtaaacacaaggttcgtCAACATTCTGCTCAAAACGATAAATGGATTTTTATATTccagtatcaaatcttatattccaaAATCTAAATGCTTGCTTTAAtccataaatggatttttgaagcttacaaatCTTTTGTTCTTATCCTATTCTATAGACCCCTCTGGTTGAGTCATATAGATATGTACTTTCTTCAAGATTGTCATTCAAAAAAGCtatcttgacatccatctgtcaaatttcataatcataaaaagtgatGGTGGATAAAAGTATTCTTATCGACTTAAGCATGACATCGAGAGAGAAAGTTTCTGCATAGTTTATTCCTTCTCTttgggtataaccctttgccaTAAGTCAAACCTTAAAATTCTGGACTTTATCGGCTTAGGTCTCaatttctcttgtagatccatttacaaccaataggttttaAGTCATTTGGTTAatctactagagtccagacagaattgaagtacatagactctatttcgaggtccatggctttgatccattaGGCGGTCTACATCATTCACTGCATGTTTATAGTTTAATGGATCCTCTATGCCATCATGAGGTATGGCGACTTGAATTTTAGTTAAACCCAAGTAGCGATCAGGCTGATGAACAACCACTCCTACTACGTTAAGGCTCTATCAACTCTTGAGAAGAATGTGGTTGACCAGatttcctagttttatcaattactttagtagatgaactaggtttatTTGTAGCACTTTTGAAAATCTCAtttaatactagtttactgcgaGGTTGATGATCCCTGGTGTGGTCTTCCTCTAAAATGTGGCATTTGTTGAtataaatactttattttcttgaggatcgTAAAACAAACCACCTTTTGATTCCTTTGGATAACCCAcgaataggcataattttgtaTGATGTTCCGATTTTTTAAGGTTTTGCACCAACACGTGTTCCAGACGTCctcaaatcctaaagtgatatAAACTTCTTTTACGCCttttccatagctcataaggtgtttttGAAACATTCTTAGAGGGAACGCTATTCAACATATAGACAATTGTCTCTAAAGCATATCCTCAAAAAGAATCTGGCAACTGAGCAAAATCCGtcatagagcgaaccatgtccTACAGGGTTcggtttcttctttttgatacatcattttgttgaggtgtactaGGTGAAAAGAGTTGTGACTggatttcatgttctatcaaatagtcttaaAATCATGAATTGTAAGTCcttatactctccacctcgatctgatcgaagtatctttattgttttacctaattcattctcaactttagccttatattctttgaacttttctaAAGAATCAGACGTCTGATGCATTAGGTAAACATGATcgtaccttgaataatcatcaatgaaactaatgaaatatttgtaCCCTTCCTGAGCTTTGACATTTATTGGTCCACAAGAAAACCGAATGTATAAGCTCTAAAGGTATTTTGGCTCTGAGACCTTTTCCATTAAAAGATCtcttggtcatttttccttcaagacaaatTCACATGGAGGTAGAGAGTTATCTTGTAATTgatttagaagtccattcttaactaatctcccaatcctattaagatttatgtgaccaagtcttaagtgccataaataggcgttagaagaaactttttgtcttttattatgAATTTTGGCTGTTCTAAACATTTTAGTATTTAAGAAAAAGTTTGCTCTAGtaggtcttaacttatataagttgttttcatgTATAGAAAAACATATTTGAATACCTTTACAAAAAATGAACGCTTcgttaatttcaaaagatattctaTACGTATGTTCCAAGATACAAGAAGTAGATATCAAGTTCCTCTTCATTTGAGGTGTAAGAACTGCACCTAAATTAAGAACTAAAAGGTTAAAATTTTGGTTAAGTGGTTTGGATTAGGCGATTTGAACAAAGAAGTTGTTTTGATGCAAGGTTATGCAAAAAGCAAATTGATGTTAAGGAAGTTTGCGAGATAGATTAAGTGGTCAGACTTTAAGGACTAAGTGTTACTTTGCAGTTAAGGTATTAAGCCAGAAGAAGGACTAGGAGAGAATAAGTGAGGAAACTTCTCAGAAATTTCTTAAGTGTACCTAAAGGTTCACGTGTAGAGATTAAGTTAAGCATGTTTAGGTTCAACCTTAAGCTTACATGTGCACTACTGAGAGTGGAAGCGAACAAGAGCTTAAAGGTGACTAGGCTCATTTGGGAAGTAGTATAAATAGGGGTTGAGGACAAACCATTAGTGTTGTTATTCTACACAATTCAAAAGGAAATCTAGAAAGCTGGAGTGTTGCCAAAAGGCCTACGCGAGAAGAGGAAAGTAGAAGCAATCTAGGTTTAAGGTTAAGTTTGGTGAGTGTTTTCATTAAAGTATTTGAATGATTTTAAGTGTtcttatagttttttttatggTTAGAAATGATGATTTCTATTTAAATGTTTCTAAAGGAGATTTACATGAAAAGGGTTTATATTTCAAAGTATTATTTATGTATTTCAAAGCATGACTTATTTATGAAATGGTGTTCAAACTATTAGTTACTTCATGTCAATGAGCTAGCTATTAGGTGCACATAATGATTTAAAGCAACCATGGGGTGAAAGGGGATACATGGTGATGAGAAGCTGGCTAATATGTTGAaagtgaagggatgaaaaccctttacagcggaaaatatacagaaactcaattttaattagaaccttaaaaataccaatacattggcaaaaaatattgattaaacatgctttaaaaaattacagagaataaaacttacgctcgttgacgactctgaatctgccaatcaccaaattttttggggcaccaccacttgaaaaccttcctattctctgattgagatggtttgtgggaaccaaaattggaataagggaatggagagatttttttttagagagaatggatagacttcttcgcagaactctctcccgtttgagagaaaatttgttacgcaaaaaattccctcttcttcagtcggaagaagagggaagttagagagaataattgggaacgtgggaaaaccacccacgttccttattaatttaataaattaatattaaattaatattaattaattaattaattatattaattatattaattaaataaataattaaataattaaatcatatttaattaatatttcatttaaatcatatttaaatgaatatctctcacataacctatagttttaatttaattaatttaattaaatcaaatttaattaaatcaaattaaacaaaactattaattaattctccaattaattaatttctaaattaaatatcttatatttaatttaatccataatttgaatcatattcaaatataaatttctctcataacttatagttttaatatgtatcatatacacattaaattttaacttatagttttaatatgaatctaattcacattaaactgatatttgaacttattcaaatattttattctctcataatttaattttgaatcatatccaaaattaaatttatataataaagtctaattaaaataaaaactttatattataatgtatcaatatacattatattaattcccaaaataaatttgaacatttcaaattacaaccaatataaataaatctcattactctttatgagctaggaaggggacctaatggacctacagatcagaagctacaacgatatgagattaattggctaaactcattaaccacattaatcaatattcgttaactgtgtgtacactccactaaagactcacagctgaactcttctcactgtagatatatttctgtgtccacggatatagaccaataccagtaagttagtccttcacaagtgttcgtaactccagctgggtcaaattaccgttttacccctgggttacctctggtccttaaataccagtgctcctctaatgaacaacctgtttatggtccaaccactaaacagaaacccctctcgtgccattgagagggtagggccctttgttcaagtctcggagacaccatttaagggaacacttatctacttaccctaaaggtgggaaggagtgaattccatcttgtgtgattatgttcccagctctccactcggtattatccccaaaatgataagaatattgagtcggcaatctggccactctcactcgtataaatcaaaggacaatccctcgcaaacaggagttcataatacactcaggattaagactaagttacctaggtcatcctaatgaaatagcaatccaactagttaacggagttacatctagtgattactatttcgtggtccagtcttatgcaaactcattgcataggataccctcactcgcatgtcacatacatgaacgcatttgatcaatgtgtctgtatcaaatacaaagtgagccgtatccatagtgttaacaggataaggtacccaaccttaaccctatactatagactctttaagctgatcttgaacattaatccctgtatgtctctacatactgttcaagactcatcaaacagcttaggatgttagtttattggatttgggttattaagacaaaactaataaaataatcaataacacttattgaaattaaataataaaatactttattaatgacggtcaattgattatatttactatctacgagttttaggacataaaacccaacagaaAGGAACATATTGAGCTTAGTGGCCTAAGCAACAAGGACGAATCTGTATATTCTCGGATGTTGTTGTTACAGTAGTCTAAACACGGAGTAATGAAACTTGGCGTGGAGAATGATCTAGGATCCTTGGAGAACGGAATGTTTGGTAACTAATGTGTGTTCATGCAAGATAAAGCATTTAGGCAaaatattatgtttatttgaACTAGTTTATTTCTGTTTTATgtaaagaaatgatatttaCAAAGGTGTTgtgaaaaaaatttcttaaaaccTTACGCTATGGACTTAAGTTTTAAAATCTCATCTTTCAGGAATAAGGCGTTACGACCAAGTAGGAGTTTGAAGGGCTTACTAAGTGGGAAGGTTGTCAaggcatttatttttcttaaatgtTAAAGTTGCGTTTATGTAGTAGTTATAAAGTTATTGTAAATTGCTTAATGGAGTTTAATAAAGTTTTAGTTCTGTTTACTTTCCTGTGTTAAGTATTCATATCACTTAAAAGTACTTGTGAAGTTATAAGTTAAGGCAAAGGAAGGTCATAGGGCATttaagcaaagcttaaggaGCTCAAGACTGAGTGTCTTTGGCATGTAAACATGTCAAGGATGCTCAAGTCACAAGACATCTCGGATACTATGTAAGAATGTGTGCAGGACGGGTGTGACATGAGGTACATATAAAACATTTTTAAGTGGTAGATATCTACCTTCAAAAAACAACTTCAAGTCTCTCACTACTTCAGTCGAGACTACGTCTCCCATTCCAACCTTAAGAGTAATCTCATCTTCTGCAAGCCTCTTCCAAAAAACTAgtttcctgaaatgagaagcaaatatgattagtggctccTGAATCTAGTATCTAGGTTGAAGTATCATTTTCCACTAGGCATGTTTCAACAACTAGTAATTCGTATTTATCTTGTGCCCTTTTCTCTGCTTTCTTCTCAACAAGGTATTTCGAGCAATTCCTTTTCCAATGTCCATCTTGGTTGCGGTGGAAATTTTCCTTTATCTACACCTTTCTTTGCGTTGCTTGTCTTTGGAGTCTTctcctttcctttcttcttcatttaagCTTTAGGTTTTGAGGGTCTACCTTTCCTTTTAGACGACGATCCTTTTAAAAACTTCTTTTGGGTGGTAGCAACATTTGTTTCCACTTTTTTTCCCTTACCTAAAGTAAGAGTTTGGAACCGTTGAAGCTCATTGAGAAGAGTGGTCACATTGAACTCTATCTTATTCAGAGACACGTTTTTCTGAAATGGTATGAAACTCTTCAGAAGAGATTGTAAGATAAATTTAACCTGATTAGCCTTATCGATGGGTTCGCCGTTCACCTCAGAAATGTTGAAGTGCATTATCATGtctaggacatgttctctaacaaaGGTTCCTTCCTTCATTTGTTTTGTGTAAATGTGTTTAATTGCTTCATGTCTTAGGGAGTATGTCAGTTGTTCGAACATCTCCCTCAACGATCCCATAATCGCTTTAGCCATCCCTAAGGAATCATGTTTCTTTATCAAAACACCAGTCATGCTTACAAGAATGTAGACACAAGTTTTATCATTTACTTTGACCCATTCGATTGAACTCTTCCTAAACATTTTAGTTAGCATTTGCGACGGGATTTAAGGACATTCCTCACTTAATAgaaatcttaaatcatcaactaCTAGTATTATGTTTAATTGTGATTTCCATGCCGCATAATTATCACCATTTAGTTTCTTGGAAACTAAAAGTTGAACtattgagctattcatgctgaaaagaTAAACATATTCTCTTACTAAACATTATAATCATTTAAAAGTCAATCTAGTTTAGCAATTACTAATAATGTACCATCATTATTTGTATTTTGCAatgatatttcaaaggtttGGAATAACCTCTACCGAAGAGTAGTCGATTATTCCTCCTTTGgaccaagacaatcttgactaGATGTTAACTTTAGAAGAACTACTTATTCTCTATAGCACTTAGTTATCATTACTTTGGTCGAGAATttactaacaacttagtaattcttgtaagtgtaacccacCATTTTCAGATCTCAGAGATCAGAATCAATATGCTCCCGAAAGTGGAAAGTCAATATGAAAATCGATCTAAGAAAACCCTCTAAAGGGAATGTCGCTCTAG
This genomic window contains:
- the LOC103501306 gene encoding ATP synthase subunit delta, chloroplastic; the encoded protein is MAALHQTAASLQAKLLPTARISRTTPVNLSFSATFPSRGLRLGQHRSHGGARMSATAAGSYAAALAEVAASNNTLDATSSDVEKIESVFADPQVLDFFSNPTISVEKKQAVVDEIASSSSLQPHSANFLKILVDAKRIDILKEIVTEFELVYNKITNTELAVVSSVVQLEQQHLAQIAKQVQKLSGAKNVRIKTQIDPSLVAGFTVRFGNSGSKLIDLSVKKQLEEIAAQLDLGNIQLAV